The Papaver somniferum cultivar HN1 chromosome 3, ASM357369v1, whole genome shotgun sequence genome includes a region encoding these proteins:
- the LOC113356520 gene encoding uncharacterized protein LOC113356520 translates to MPLTTFVADAFGVVTICLVSLLVLLGLFCILYSIYFRTCTRTQSLIQLGYFNKPWVIRITLILYAFWWGFGEVARLTLLRRRDKVVYDLGLKWQQNICKLYVLSNLGIAEPCFLLTIVFLLRASLQKRESGTLSRQWNAKTAGYVLLTCLPLFLLQCILVLAGPKFNEKKSHVWKKVPHYFTSTSTLINDDIAMCTYPLLSTILLGIFATFSTGYLLLLGRRMVSSVINKGLQKRALFLICMVSGVFPLRVILLGLSVLSLPEHKLFEGLVFSAFLVLLVSACLGICMLVYCPIADSLRLRRDLGDLEIGRRRSLDDQNDTASLIANQVLLEASSVTSLERNSDASAKRGSISFRTMLKDETPNAEAVEEVSLFSSAHRRQLESPPASPPAPGQPMLPLKQKVPNI, encoded by the coding sequence ATGCCCCTGACCACATTCGTCGCCGATGCATTCGGTGTGGTGACAATTTGTCTAGTCTCTCTGTTAGTACTTCTGGGATTATTCTGCATCCTGTACTCAATCTACTTCCGCACTTGTACAAGAACGCAGAGTTTAATTCAACTAGGTTACTTCAATAAACCTTGGGTCATCCGGATTACCCTTATTCTGTATGCATTTTGGTGGGGTTTTGGCGAGGTTGCCAGGTTAACTTTATTGAGACGAAGGGATAAAGTAGTATATGATCTTGGCTTGAAATGGCAGCAGAATATTTGCAAACTCTACGTCCTTTCAAATCTTGGAATTGCAGAACCATGCTTTCTTCTGACCATTGTGTTTCTCCTTCGCGCATCCTTGCAGAAAAGGGAGTCTGGGACTTTAAGCCGGCAGTGGAATGCGAAGACAGCCGGTTATGTTCTTTTGACTTGCCTCCCATTATTTCTTCTTCAGTGCATCTTGGTTTTAGCAGGTCCGAAATTCAACGAAAAGAAGAGCCATGTATGGAAGAAGGTGCCTCATTACTTTACAAGCACATCTACTCTTATTAATGATGACATTGCCATGTGTACGTACCCCTTACTTAGCACAATCCTCCTAGGGATCTTTGCCACTTTCTCTACTGGTTATTTGCTGTTGCTTGGTAGGCGAATGGTCTCTTCGGTCATAAACAAGGGATTGCAGAAGAGAGCTCTCTTTCTCATATGCATGGTCTCTGGTGTCTTTCCATTAAGGGTTATTCTACTTGGATTATCTGTTTTATCCCTTCCAGAGCATAAGTTATTTGAGGGTCTTGTTTTCTCTGCTTTCCTTGTGCTATTAGTGTCTGCCTGCTTGGGTATCTGCATGCTTGTTTATTGTCCAATTGCGGATTCTTTGAGACTAAGAAGAGATTTAGGAGATTTGGAAATTGGAAGAAGGAGGTCCTTGGATGATCAAAACGATACTGCATCTCTCATCGCGAACCAAGTACTTCTTGAGGCAAGCTCAGTTACTAGTCTCGAGAGAAATTCTGATGCTTCTGCGAAGCGTGGATCAATCTCTTTCCGGACTATGCTGAAAGATGAAACTCCAAATGCCGAAGCGGTTGAAGAAGTCAGCCTCTTCTCTTCTGCTCATAGACGCCAACTTGAATCTCCACCCGCCTCTCCACCAGCTCCAGGCCAGCCCATGCTTCCTCTGAAACAAAAAGTTCCAAACATATAA